DNA sequence from the Paenibacillus physcomitrellae genome:
TGTTCATCGAGGCGGCCCAAGCCATTGCATCTTTCATCATTTGCGCGTTTTGTACGCCTACGCCATCATCCGTAAAGCCGATTGCTCCCGCTTCTTTCAAGGCAGCGAAATCCGTCAGCTCGCGTCCCAGCTCGTTCACCGTAATCGCCGCATAGGGCAGCACTTTGACCAGGCCAGCTTCCTTCGCTTTGTCCAAAACCAGCTTCACCGTTTCCGGATCATCCGTGATCGGGCGGGTGTTCGGCATGCAGGCGATTGTCGTAAATCCGCCCTTTGCAGCTGACAAACTGCCTGTCGCGATCGTTTCTTTATGCTCGAAACCCGGTTCGCGCAGATGCACGTGCATGTCGATAAAACCCGGCGTCACCAGCTTGCCTGCGGCGTCCAGCGTTTCTGCCCCTGCAGCCTGAACCTCCGTACCTTGATCGTAAATGCCTGTGATTACTCCGTCTTCCGTGGTGATCGTCTTAAGCTCCAGCTGTCCGTCCTCGTTTAACACCTTGGCGTTTATTATGATTAATGGCATAAGTACCTCCGCTATTTATACTGAAAGATGCTTGCTTGATCATGTGCCCGATAAATTTCCGTTTACGCTACTTCCCCTTGGCCGCGCTGCTTTAATGCCTCAGCGACTCACAGCCGCAGTGCCCGTTCCATAACCGCCATGCGGATTGGAACCCCGTTTCTCATTTGCGGGAAAATCCTTGATCTCGGGCTTTCCACCAGTGCGTCGTCAATCTCTACATCGCGGTTCACCGGAGCCGGATGCATAATGATCGTATGTCCGGCCAGCTTAGCCGCCCGCTCCTCTGTAAGACCGTACTGGAGGCGGTATTCCTCCGGCGATTTCAGAATCCCCGTTGCATGGCGCTCCAGCTGAACTCTCAGCATCATCACCACGTCGGCTTTCAGCGCTTCGTCCATTGTCACATAAGGAGCTTCTTCGGCAAGCTCCGGGGCCTGCATCGATTCCGGCGCGCAGAACTTGACTTTCGCACCGAATTTCTCCAGGGCCCAAAGGTTCGACCGGGCTACGCGGCTGTGCTTGATATCGCCGATGATCGAAACCTGAAGTCCCTTCAGGCTGCCAAATTCCTTCTTCATCGTGTACAGATCCAGCAGCGCCTGCGTTGGATGCTCGTTGTTGCCGTCCCCTGCATTCACCAGCGGAACGTTAACCTTCTCGGCCAGTTGGGCCAGAAGTCCGATCGGCTTCAAGCGGATCACCCCGGCATGGATGCCCATCGATTCAAGCGTCCGGACGGTGTCGTAGATCGATTCCCCTTTTTCCACACTGGAAGCGGCGGCAGCGAAATTCAGCACTTCGGCTCCAAGCCGCTTCTCGGCCATTTCAAAGGAAAACCGCGTCCGCGTGCTATTCTCGAAAAACATATTCGCGACAAAACGATCTTTCAGTACCGGAATCACCTTATCCGGCTGTTTCTCCCAATAAGCTGCTCTTTCCAGCAGCGATTCAATTTCGGTGCGGCTCAGATCCTTGAGCCCCAGCAGACTGCGTTCCTTCAGGATGGTTGATGTAAGGGCCATGTTAATTCCCTCGCTTCTGCGTAAGTCTGACTACATCCGTCTCGTCGCGTTCCTGGAGTAAAACCTCGATTTCCTCTTCCCGGGAGGTCGGCACGTTTTTGCCTACATAATCCGGGCGGATCGGCAGCTCCCGATGGCCGCGGTCTGCAAGCACCGCCAGCTGTATCGATTCAGGTCGTCCGCAGTCCATGATCGCATCCATAGCCGCGCGAATCGTCCGGCCTGTGAACAGCACGTCATCGACAAGAATGACTTTCTTGCCCTGTACCTCCATTCCCTTCAGCTGATCTCCCGCTGCAATGGCATCAACGTCGTCAACGTCGCTTTCCCTGTCGTCCCGGTAAGGAGTTACATCAA
Encoded proteins:
- the pyrR gene encoding bifunctional pyr operon transcriptional regulator/uracil phosphoribosyltransferase PyrR, whose amino-acid sequence is MSENRVIMDEAAIRRALTRIAHEILEKNKGIEGCLLVGIVSRGVHLAQRLAERLEEIEGVTVPWGELDVTPYRDDRESDVDDVDAIAAGDQLKGMEVQGKKVILVDDVLFTGRTIRAAMDAIMDCGRPESIQLAVLADRGHRELPIRPDYVGKNVPTSREEEIEVLLQERDETDVVRLTQKRGN
- a CDS encoding aspartate carbamoyltransferase catalytic subunit; protein product: MALTSTILKERSLLGLKDLSRTEIESLLERAAYWEKQPDKVIPVLKDRFVANMFFENSTRTRFSFEMAEKRLGAEVLNFAAAASSVEKGESIYDTVRTLESMGIHAGVIRLKPIGLLAQLAEKVNVPLVNAGDGNNEHPTQALLDLYTMKKEFGSLKGLQVSIIGDIKHSRVARSNLWALEKFGAKVKFCAPESMQAPELAEEAPYVTMDEALKADVVMMLRVQLERHATGILKSPEEYRLQYGLTEERAAKLAGHTIIMHPAPVNRDVEIDDALVESPRSRIFPQMRNGVPIRMAVMERALRL